The Hordeum vulgare subsp. vulgare chromosome 7H, MorexV3_pseudomolecules_assembly, whole genome shotgun sequence DNA window TATAGCGTGACGGAAGGACCAAGTGGAACGATGCGTACATACGTATTAATTTTCATAGTAGGTATAGATGTTTTATTCCACTAACTTATTGACACATACCACTCCATATATTCAAAACAACATGATTCAACATAACAAGTTTCCGTTCATTAATTGTATATTTCTAGCATCCCCATCAATGTATGCATGAAAAATATGAATCAGATTGGTGTGACCTCTTTGGCATACTACCAATTAATCTATTACTTCATTTGGGTGATGAGTTAGTTTAGGACCATCTCTTGTATAGCGTCGTAACATGATAGACATATAGTACCTACCGATCGAAGGATGATTTTTCATTTATTAACCAGCACTTGTTTGTTGTACTACATACGTGCATGTAAGGGGCCGGCTAGAAACCACCCATGTATGGTTAGATGATGGGGCCAATTATTTACGACCTTACAATATtgaaaataataatgaaaaaatGTGACATCCAAGAAAGTACACTTAGACGCATAGATTATTCTTGCGTACATAAAACCAAAACAATATTAATTTGTACATCGTCATCAACATCTAAACAAAGAACAAATAATCTAAGCATAAGACAAGCAAGATGCTTAACCTTTTCTATCGTGATAACCAAAATGTTTCGGATCAATTATTAACACTGACTCATGCCACTCTTTCAGTCGATAGCTTATGTTTTCTTATCTTTTTAGTAGATTTTTGTTTTGATGCTTTTCATGGTATAAATATTATATTTTTGTTTTgatgctggcttgtattgtatgactgctattatgggtcgtgagacccttaatgtgtaataatatgtgtgtggctcttccgagcctcttaaataaagcttgtatggttatggttatgttgtgatgccatcaatgtatctatacatatcggtatgccatgcgtacgtgtgtcttacttgatatgtatggggttcgaatacctagtcgtgaactttagtagcactccttacaaggaaatgcccctttgtgatccaacgagccttggtagttcgctactgctccggacacattggttgaccggcatgtgtccttcttagctgttctgtctgtcccctttggggaaatgtcgcgcgacgtaatggagtccttgtagcttgctacgactcgtctacgttcgttgatgaccgacacctactttgttgggtcatgtatgcctgtccttgtgcggaactgccagtttggtttatgactagacatgtcgatccgggttctttgacattggattgctagcgacactatcgcatacgtgagtcaaaagacgcaaacggtcccggctaaggtaaggctgcagccgtggagttaaccgtgcgtgagaccacaaagggatgcgatgtgttacaggctggattcctatggcttaggatcggggtcccaacaatacatacatacatacgcatctaatacatcatttatttttattttttttctctcaaaactctcatctccctctctgtcaacagacaacagagaaacaactctctgctaactcaacataggagaaccaaatgttcaatccttcctaccggagtctaccgtcgacggatcggggtcccgtttgccggaacggaaccggggcggcgaggagaacgacatggtgggaggagcccgaggaggggctcaccgacgttgacgggaggggccggtgaagccgtaGTTCGCGGGAAGGACGGGGTTGACGGCGGTGATGAcacggtggtggtgatgccggtgaggacggtcggtcgtgccggcgaggaggagccggccggaggttcaccgagaggggccccggtgaggagggcccccgggatggagccgccgacggggaggggctcggccgggggGGCTCCTAGGGTCGGTCTCCAGGGGGGGTGGTGCCGCGGTGGGAGAACAAGGGGCCTCGGCCGGCGGGAGAtctgggggccgccggcgggagggaccCGACgagaggtggaggaggtggagaggaggggcacgGGTGAGAGGGAGCTGCTgacgggggggctcgccggccagggaggaggaggccgtggggggggcgacgggggagctcgCCGACGGGAGAAGGCTCGCCGGCCAGGGGAGGAAGTGGATCTGAGGGGGGGGcgaagggaggagaggagggctcgTGGGGGGTGGGTGTGGGGCATCTGGCGTGGGGTGGGGGGCTCTCGTGGAcagggagttacgggagagagagaggtggggggttgcgtcggtgggggtggggccccccacgagggggaggctggcggcgctcggtgggaggggagggagcgagaggggctccctcgccagggggaggcgctagggtttgagggatGGGGTGGCCCTTTTCTCGTCTGACTTTATTTTAATgcttcgaatttgattcggtttcaaccaacacgagatcattgatatcacttccgatgacgtggcatcattagcgcgggatcagtgtcgcttaattacaatcattactatAGCAAAACTCGAGGATGTCACACCATATTAGGGCATCGTGTCAAAATTTAGCATCATTAgcctagtaaatatttctcagcTAATTTCCAAAGTGTTTGTCCAGAAAGGAACTTTTTGAAGGAGGTACTGTCTAGACATGTCCTAATGATTTCAAATTTTGATATGACCTTCTGATGCTCAAATAATAACActcctccaaatgatttgaaatatgAATGACGAGGTCGTGCAGTCGCACTGGTTGATGACTAGTAATATAAATGGAAAAGGAGATAATAATTAAATTATCATTTACCACACAACCACACATTATAATAATACATCACATTATATTGGATATGACATACGTTTCTTACAAAACGATGAGCACATTAATTATCAATAATATCGCATCACCGAGACACTTACAAGCAGAAATAAATTGACACACTGGATTGAACATGTTATCCAGttattcaatataacattgacacTCCCGTATATTCAACATGAAATGTCGACTGTCACACTTTCTTAAGCAAGGACTTCgccaaattcataatccttagtgCAGAGATGGTAGCATCCAGTTTTGCAATGATCTTTGACATCGTTCACTTCTTGACTCGCAACAACTGAATGGAGAATTGTTTCCATTAGAAACAATCACTAACTCAAAGTGAATAATAATATGCAACGAATGGTCCATAACGTCTTTAGCTTACCAGAGTTGATGTTCCCGCACAATGAGGACATGCATCCCAACTTGCAGAACTCAATGGATTTTGCTTCGTCTATAAAACAAATATGTATGTAAATGGAAATTTTTACTCATGATATGAACGATAACGAGAAGGATGGATTCAGAATTTACCTGCGTCCGTGACAAGGTTGAAGCGGTCACATGGAGGCACACATTTTTCCAAAATCTTGCAACCACATAAACTTGCACATGTAGGCCGAGAGGAACCGGTGACACGACATACATTATAGCAGTTTCTTGTCGTGGTGGAACAACAACAGCTCTTGGCCTCTATATGGGTCTGTTGAAGGACTAGTCCTAGCATGAGCACTCCAATAATGATACTCTTAAGACTTATGGATTCCATATTCACCTTGTATGTATTTATCAGAAAACCAACTGATGAATCTAGTCTCGGatgctctctatttataggaagtaTTCCATGGTGACACCAGACATGCCACATTGCACGAAGGTATTGAATGAACAATTCTTTATTTTTGTGGTCTGGTTTTACATCCAGCACACAAACACGAATAATTAAATAGTAATGGCGGTGCAGGCATCTCATATAGACGTGCAATTATTGTCAATAACATTGTTTACGACCTTAATGCATGCCTGTCACACTCATACACAAACACGAATGGCCTAGAGGAAAGAGTGATCATGTCACAACACTTATTATAATGCATGACCTAGTGTACATGTTGGATCAATAAGTAGATTAAAGAAGCTTTATGATTATCTTCTATCCTTGATTCGTGAGAttcataatgaatagaatcaatGCACAAGTTTGATTGAATCTGGGATGACTACTGGTATATGTTCCATGTAGAGTACTTCACCTAAAACTAGGTGTACTCTAGATAATTTTTATGATTCTACCACTGACTcaaattttattattatttatgttAACTTCAACTGACTTATCGACACATATGATTGCACATATTTAAAACAGCATGATCGAATAAAACAAGTTTTTCTCATTAACTGTATTTTTCGAACATACCCATCCATGTATGCACGAGAAATTATGAGTCGAATTTGTGTGACCTGTGCAACATACTACCAATTAGTCTGTTATTTCATTTGGGTTGTTGGGTTCGTTTAGGACCAACTCTTATATAGCATCGTAACAACATAGAGATAAACATTACCTAACGATCGTCCGATGATATTTGATTTGTTAAGCACCACTTGTTTGTTGTACTACATACGCGTATGAAAGGGGTCGTCTAACAACCGCACATGCATGCTTAGGTGTTGGGGCCAATAaattgtgtgcttagataataaaaaatactaataaaaaaattgagagccaagaaattaCACATAGTCACATAGATCATTCTGTCGTACGTTATTATCGCGTACATCATCACCAACATGTATAcaacaaacaaaaaatataacGATAATAGACCCAAGATGCCTAACCTTTTCTATCGTGAACACCAAATGGTTTCACATAATACTCTCTCTAGTACATATCAATTACTGAAGTTGTACTAAAGCTGCAATGATTAATATGAATTAGAAGGATAGAAATTTGAGCACAAGAAAATATCAGTTGTCCCAAAAGTTACAACATACCTAAATATATTAACATTATAACAACATTGTAATTATCCAAAAATATTTTGCATGTAACATCTTGTACATATATGGATGTAGGCAAAGCTCTAAATGGTTCTAATCAAATCCATATTGCAATGTGTTGGTATTTTGTAACTAGTCATGGACACGTTGTCCATGTTTTCTTTATTTTCCTTTAGATGGGATAGAACATCTTCCTCTTTAATAGTTCTCTATGAAAGCCCAAGAGCCTACAAATCCCCCTCCTTTATTGCGATCACATTGCCAAGTCACCATCCATGGATGCCCGAGTATCCATCAATCAAGAGTTTATTTCTTTGTAGTAATCAAGAATCGGTGTTAATTGAATTCAATGGTGCGGCTTGCGAGGcatctcctcttctcttttttctattcTTTGATTACCTTAGTGGCCTCTTGATGTTCGAAACAACTTGCAAAGAATATTTGAATTGGTGGGATTCCCTATATGCAACCTAGATGGGACTATAGCTGCGAAATTCAATGAGTcccttgtgtttctttttatcaGGGTATACGTCCTACACTTCTGATAGTATCAATGAAATCATGTCTTGTAATCAAAAACATGTCATGTATCACTTGGTCACTCGGGCATTAATTTGGCATCCCTCATGGGGGCTCGTGTATTCGAGTACCACGCAAGCGATTTTTTTTCAGGCACGCGCATCTATATTTAAAATTATAGCGTGACGGTAGAACCAAGTGGAACGATGCGTACGTACGTATTTATTTTTATAGTAGGTATAGATGTTTTATTCCACTAACTTATTGACACATATACCACTCCATATATTCAAAACTACATGATTGAACATAACAAGTTTCCGTTCATTAATTGTATATTTCTAGCATCCCCATCAATGTACGCGTGAAAAAACATGAATCAGATTGGTGTGACCTCTTTGGCATACTACCAATTAATCTATTACTACATTTGGGTGTTGAGTTAGTTTAGGACCATCTCTTGTATAGCGTCGTAACATGATAGACATATAGTACCTACCGATCGCAGGATGACATTTCATTTATTAACCAACACTTGTTTGCTGTACTACATACGTGCATGTAAGGGGCCGGCTAGCAACCACCCATGTATGGTTAGGTGATGGGGAAAATTATTTACGACCTTACCATATtgaaaataataatgaaaaaatGCGACATACAATAACGTACACTTAGACACATAGATTATTCTCGCGTACATAAAACCAAAACAATATTAATGTGtacatcatcaacaacatctaAACAAAGAACAAATAATCTAAGCATAAGACAACCAAGATGCTTAACCTTTTCTATGGTGATAACCAAAATGTTTCGGATCAATTATTAACACTGACTCATGTCACTCTTTCAGTCGATACCTTATGTTTTCTTATCTTTTTAgttgatttttgttttgatgcTTTTCATGGTATAAATTTTATATTTATCACTCGATCTCATTTGTACCATTGCCTGTTAATGACTATCTGCTGAAAGGAAAGCCAAAAATTCAGTAATGCTTTCTGTTTATTACGAGGTGAGTTACTATTTCATTTTTACGTATGTAACTTAGGCCTATATTTTGAACTGTGTTATATATTTTGATGCTTCTCATGGTACTCTGATGATCTTGTTAGTTTGTAAATATGCTTCACATGACTTAATAAAAATCTATCGCTTTTGGAATAAGTAGTTACAAATAGCTACGACTTCCCGTTAGTGACTAGTTCATGCATTTTAAATGCGTTTATGAGAAGGAGGGTTCATATGTGAGGATGATGTGGCACAAATAGTCAACCCTGTTACAGTTGAAAGTTAATTGGGATGGATTTAATGACTAGCGGGGTCATATGTGAGTCTAAGAAATTACAATAGAAATGAACACAATATTACATTTCAGAAAAAGTTATAAACTTTGAAAATTCCAAtgaatctgtttatggcatttCAGAAAATCATAGAAAGTAAAACGTAACTCACATGAAATTAAATTATATATGAAGAATTAACATAATATTCCAAtgaatctgtttatggcattttcatgcatgttagaacaacgTGTGTCCTCTTTTTAGGACATTCAAATAAATGACATTTAAATAATCACATATGGTGTTTGACTTTGAAACTTTGGATCGGACCAACTTcatttaatcttgttgcttgatgcATTAGCGCAAACaacatcatattgccatgtcatgttcacacatcatagtgttgcatttccgtgatgtaaattttgttatttttctgtttgccggtgttgttccctgttggtagatgatggttccgacgTTGTGATTGTTGACACTACTGAAGACTCATGGTAATCTTCGGAACTGTCAAGCAAGCAACACCCTTGAACATTTCGATACAATCCCactgtctcactcttcctctcatttcaatgcattaggacaacatgattcaactgttggttatttacatttttgcagagatagacgttgtttagtttatgttttcatattgatattGACATCGAAGGATTAGCTTGGTAACCCAGATAGTGGTGTGGCTCCTTTGGTTGGGCCGTTGTAGCTTTCCAGGCTCTTCCATCCATTTATAGTAGATttctgtacccacacatgtaacttctgcttgatgtttgtatCGTCCGAATGTTGGGCCATGTGACCCCCtgcttgtaacattatactacaTTGGCTCTTCGGAGCCTTCTAAATATATATTTTGTTGTACAGTTATGTTATGAtttcatgttgtatctacacatatcttgCATATTGCGTGTATATTTAAAATGAATTGGTATGTGTCGAAATTAGCTCTATAATAAAATGCCTCCTTTTGCTTCCATGTAGTGGAATTTAGTTGAACTATCTTTTCTGTGGCTCTATGGCATGGAATCTTGGGAAGATCATCTCTTCCTAGTCTCCAAAAGTGACTTGTCATTCTCAAATGCATCCCAATATCATGTCATTTCCATCTTATCCCATAGCCAAATTCTTTTTGATGGTAATATTCCTTTTTTTAATAAAGGAATAAATCCAATTTGCTCTTAGTTTTGAAGCAAACTATATTTTTGTCTCCCCCACATTCCCAAATAACTCTCATAAAttgtttggatcatatattcatcACGTATGTCAAAATATTTCCTtgtctagttcaaaaataatacaaAGATATGCCTTTTCCTATACTGCCATGAataacactttgtgaaggaagtgtcatttcTACATTCGTGTTTTCCGTCAAAAATTTGGtggactctttcctatccatattacGGCAGCATGTCAAAATTCAGCATCATTTGCCTATTAAATATTTCTCAGCTAATTTCCAAAGTGTCTCTCGAGAAAGGAACTTTGTGAAGGAGGTACTGTCTAGGCATATCCTAAAGATTTCAAAAAATTTTATGACCTTCTGATGCTCAAATAATAACActcctccaaatgatttgaaacatGAATGACGAGGTCGTCCAGTCGCACTGGTTGATGACTAGTAATATaaatggaaaaggagaaaatattTTAATTATGATTTACCACACAACCACACATTATAATAATACAACACATTATATTGGATATGACATACGTTTCTTACAAAACGATGAGCACATTATCAATAATATCGCATCACCGAGACACTTACAAGAAGAAATAAATTGACACACTGGATTGAACATGTTATCCAGttattcaatataacattgacacTCCCGTATATTCAACATGAAATGTCGACTGTCACACTTTCTTAAGGAAGGACTTCgccaaattcataatccttagtgTAGAGATGGTAGCATCCAGTTTTGCAATGATCTTTGACATCGTTCACTTCTTCACTCGCAACAACTAAGTGGAGAATTGTTTCCATTAGAAACAATCACTAACTCGAAGTGAATAATAATATGCAACGAATGGCCCATAATGTATTTCGCTTACCAGCGTTGATGTTCTCGCACAATGAGGACATGCATTCCAACTTGCAGTACTCAATGGATTTTGCGCCGTCTATAAAAGAAATATGTATGTAAATGGAATTTTTACTCAAGATATGAACGATAACGAGAAGCATGGATTCAGAATTTACCTCCGTCTGTGACAAGGTTCAAGCGGTTACATGAAGGCACACATTTTTCCAAAATCTTGCAACCACATAAGCTTGCACACGTAGGCCGAGAGGAACCCGTGACACGACATACATTATAGCAGTTTCTTGTCGTGGTGGAACAACAACAACTCTTGGCCTCTATATGGGTCTGTTGAAGGACTAGTCCTAGCATGAGTACTCCAATAATGATACTCTTAAGACTTATGGTTTCCATATTCACCTTGTATGTATTTATCAGAAAACCAACTGATGAATCTAGTCTAGGATgatctctatttataggaagtaTTCCATGGTGACACCAGACATGCCACATTGCCCGAAGGTATTGAATGAACAATTATTTATTATTGTGGTCTGGTTTTACTTCCAGCACACAAACATGAATAATTAACTAGTAATGGCAGTGCAGGCATCTCATATGGACGTGCAATTATTGTCATTAACATTGTTTACGACCTTAATGCATGTCGGTCACACTCATACACCAGGCTGGCCTAGAGGAAAGAGTGATCACGTCACTAAACTTATTATAATGCATGACCTATCGTACATGTTGGATCAATAAGTAGATTAAAGAAGCTTTGTGCTTATCTTCTATCCTTGATTCATGAGATTCATAATGAATACAATCAATGCACAAGTTTGAGTGAATCTGGGGTGACTACTAGTATATGTTCCATGTCGAGTACTTCACCTAAAACTTGGTGTACTCTAGATAATTTTTATGATTCTACCATCGACTCAAATTTGATTATTATTTATGTAATCTTCAACCGACTTATCGACACATATGACTGCACATATTTAAAACAGCATGAGCGAATATAACAAGTATTTTCTCATTAACTGTATTTTTTGAGCATACCCATCAATGTATGCACGAGAAATTATGAGTTGGATTTGTGTAACCTGTGAAACATACTATCTATTAATCTGTTATTTCATTTGGGTTGTTGGGTTCGTTTAGGACCAACCCGTATATAGCATCGTAACAACATAGAGAGAAACATTATCTAACAATAGTACGATGATATTTGATTTGTTAACCACCACTTGTTTGTTCTACTACATATGTGTATGAAAGGGGTTGTCTAACAACCGCACATGCATGCTTAGGTGTTGGGGCCGATAaattgtgtgcttagataataaaAAATAGTAATGAAAaaaattgagagccaagaaattaCACATAGTCACATAGAATATTCTGTCGTACATTATTATCGCGTACATCATCACCAACATGTataaaacaaacaaaaattataaccATAAGAGACCCAAGATGCCTAACCTTTTCTATCATGAACATCAAATGGTTTCAGATAATACTCTCTCTAGTACATATTAATTACTAAAGTTGTACTAAAGCTGCAATGATTAATATGAATCAGAAGGATATAAATTTTAGCGCAAGAAAATATCAGTTGTCCCAAAAGTTACAACATACGTAAATATATTAACATTATAACACCATTGTAATTATCCAAAAATATTTTGCATGTAACATCTTGTACATATACGCATGTAGGCAAAGCTCTAAATGGTCCTAATCAAATCCATCTtgcattttttggtattttgtaacTAGTCGTGGACACGTTGtccatgttttttttcttttcctttatatGGGGTAGAACATATTCCCCTTTAATAACTATCTATGAAAGTCCAAGAGCCTACAAATCCCCCTCCTTTATTGCGATCTAATTGCCAAGTCACCATGCACAGAAGCCCGAGTATCCCTCAATCAagagtttatttcttttttccgTTCTTTGATTTCCTTAGTGCCCTCTTGATGTTCGAAACAACTTGCAAAGAATATTTGAATTGGTGGGATTCCCTATATGCAACCTAGATGGGACTATAGCTGCGAAATTCAATGAGTcccttgtgtttctttttatcaGGGTATACGTCCTACACTTCTGATAGTATCAATGAAATCATGTCTTGTAATCAAAAACATGTCATGTATCACTTGGTCACTCGAGCATTACTTTGGCATCCCTCATGGGGGCTCGTGTATTCGAGTACCACGCAAGCGATTTTTTTCAGCCACGCGCATCTATATTCAAAATTATAGCATGACGGTAGAACCAAGTGGAACGATGTGTACGTACGTATTTATTTTCATAGTAGGTATAGATGTTTTATTCCACTAACTTATTGACACATATACCACTCCATATATTCAAAACTACATGATTCAACATAACAAGTTTCCGTTCATTAATTGTATATTTCTAGCATCCCCATCAATGTACGCGTGAAAAAATATGAATCAGATTGGTGTGACCTCTTTGGCATACTACCAATTAATCTATTACTACATTTGGGTGTTGAGTTAGTTTAGGACCATCTCTTGTATAGCGTCGTAACATGATAGACATATAGTACCTACCGATCGCAGGATGACATTTCATTTATTAACCAGCACTTGTTTGTTGTACTACATACGTGCATGTAAGGGGCCGGCTAGCAACCACCCATGTACGGTTAGGTGATGGGGCAAATTATTTACGACCTTACCATATtgaaaataataatgaaaaaatGCGACATACAATAACGTACACTTAGACACATAGATTATTCTCGCGTACATAAAACCAAAACAATATTAATGTGtacatcatcaacaacatctaAACAAAGAACAAATAATCTATGCATAAGACAACCAAGATGCTTAACCTTTTCTATCGTGATAACCAAAATGTTTCGGATCAATTATTAACACTGACTCATGTCACTCTTTCAGTCGATACCTTATGTTTTCTTATCTTTTTAGTAGATTTTTGTTTTGATGCTTTTCATGGTATAAATTTTATATTTATCACTCGATCTCATTTGTACCATTGCCTGTTAATGACTATCTGCTGAAAGGAAAGCCAAAAATTCAGTACTGCTTTCTGTTTATTACGAGGTGAGTTACTATTTCATTTTTACGTATGTAACTTAGGCCTATATTTTGAACTGTGTTATATATTTTGATGCTTCTCATGGTACTTTGATGAGCTTGTTAGTTTGTAAATATGCTTCACATGACTTAATAAAAATCTATCGCTTTTGGAATAAGTAGTTACAAATAGCTACGGCTTCCCGTTAGTGACTAGTTCATGCATTTTAAATGCGTTTATGAGAAGGAGGGTTCATATGTGAGGATGATGTGGCACAAATAGTCAACCCTGTTACAGTTGAAAGTTAATTGGGATGGATTTAATGACTAGCGGGGTCATATGTGAGTCTAAGAAATTACAATATAAATGAACACAATATTACATTTCAGAAAAAGTAATAAACTTTGAAAATTCCAAtgaatctgtttatggcatttCAGAAAATCATAGAAAGTAAAACGTAACTCACGTGAAATTAAATTACATATGAAGAATTAACATAATATTCCAAtgaatctgtttatggcattttcatgcatgttagaacaacgTGTGTCCTCTTTTTAGGACATTCAAATAAATGACATTTAAATAATCACATATGGTGTTTGACTATGAAACTTTGGATTGaaccaacttcatttaatcttgttgcttgatgcATTAGCGCAAACaacatcatattgccatgtcatgttcacacatcatagtgttgcatttccgtgaagtaaattttgttctttttctgtttgccggtgttgttccctgttggtagatgatggttccgacgTTGTGATTGTTGACACTACTGAAGACTCATGGTAATCTTCGGAACTGTCAAGCAAGCAACCCCCTTGAACATTTCGATACAATCCCactgtctcactcttcctctctttgacattggattgctagcgacactatcgcatgcgtgagtcaaaagacgcaaacggtcccggctaaggtaaggctgcagccgtggagttaaccgtgcgtgagaccacaaagggatgcgatgtgttacaggctggattcctatggcttaggatcggggtcccgacaatacatacatacatacgcatctaatacatcatttatttttattttttttctctcaaaactctcatctccctctctgtcaacagacaacagagaaacaactctctgctaactcaacataggagaaccaaatgttcaatccttcctaccggagtctaccgtcgacggatcggggtcccgtttgccggaacggaaccggggcggcgaggagaacgacatggtgggaggagcccgaggaggggctcaccgacgttgacgggaggggccggtgaagccgtaGTTCGCGGGAAGGACGGGGTTGACGGCGGTGATGAcacggtggtggtgatgccggtgaggacactcggtcgtgccggcgaggaggagccggccggaggttcaccgagaggggccccggtgaggagggcccccgggatggagccgccgacggggaggggctcggccgggggGGCTCCTAGGGTCGGTCTCCAGGGGGGGTGGTGCCGCGGTGGGAGAACAAGGGGCCTCGGCCGGCGGGAGAtctgggggccgccggcgggagggacccgacgggagggggaggaggtggagaggaggggcacgGGTGAGAGGGAGCTGCTgacgggggggctcgccggcgggagggctcgccggccagggaggaggaggccgtggggggggcgacgggggagctcgCCGACGGGAGAAGGCTCGCCGGCCAGGGGAGGAAGTGGATCTGAGGGGGGGGcgaagggaggagaggagggctcgTGGGGGGTGGGTGtgggggatctggcgtggggtggggggctctcgtgggcagggagttacgggagagagagaggtgggg harbors:
- the LOC123412538 gene encoding leaf-specific thionin-like, giving the protein MESISLKSIIIGVLMLGLVLQQTHIEAKSCCCSTTTRNCYNVCRVTGSSRPTCASLCGCKILEKCVPPCDRFNLVTDADEAKSIEFCKLGCMSSLCGNINSVVASQEVNDVKDHCKTGCYHLCTKDYEFGEVLA